In Bradyrhizobium sp. 200, the sequence TTGCTTGCAGCAAGACGCAGAGGCCGTCCGCCGCCGGCCGGCCTCTGCCCCGTTGCCAAGCGCGACCCATCTCGCGTCACTCAACTGGAGCAATGGAGGGGATCGTCACAGATGCGCCGCCTGCTGATCACTCTGCTTGCCATCGCCGCTGCCACCGCGGGCACATTCCATTTCTTTCCGCACTGGAGCGGTGCGCCGGCCCAGCCGTCCTACCGACTCGCCACGGCAAACGAAGGCGAAATCGTTGCCACGGTGAGCGCGAGCGGCACCATCAATCCGACCACGACGGTCATCGTCGGCTCGCAGCTCTCGGGCCAGGTCGTCGAGCTCCTTGCGGACTACAATTCCAATGTGAAGGCGGGGCAAGTGGTGGCGCGGCTCAATTCGGACCAGATCCTCGCCAAGCTCGATGCGGCGCGCGCCGATCTCGAGCAGGCCCGCGCCAAGAATCTGGTGCAGAAAGCGCAGATCGAGCGCGTGCGCGCGGACACGGAAAAGGCCCGGGCTGCCGAGGCAGAGATCGAAGCGCAGATCGCCCGCAACGGGGCGCTGCTCGCCGACGCCGAGCGCACTTACCAGCGCCAGAGTGAACTGCGCGCGCGCGGCGTCACCGCCGAGGCGACGCACGATGCGGCCCGGACGACACGCGATGCCCAGCGTGCGAGCCTCGACTCGGTGAAAGCGCAGCTCAAATCCGCCAAGGCGCAGCTCCTCGGCCTCGAGGCCGATCAGCGCGTGGCAGAGGCGCAACTTGCAGCCGCGGCCGCGCAGGTCGCCGCGCGCGAGGCCACGGTCAGACAGATCGAGGTCGATCTCCGGAACACGGAGATCCGCTCGCCGGTTTCCGGCGTCGTGGTTCAGCGTCAGGTCGAGCTTGGTCAGACGGTCGCGGCCGCGCTGCAGTCGCCGACCTTGTTCCTGGTAGCGAACGATCTTCGCCAAATGGAGATATCCGCCAATATAGACGAGGCCGACGTCGGCCGTATCAAGCCGGGCCAGCGCGCGACGTTTACGGTGGGCGCCTTTCCCGGGCGAACCTTCGAGGCAACCGTCAAGCAGGTGCGGTTGGGGTCACAGACCATACAGAACGTGGTGATCTACACGGCAATCGTCTCGATCGAGAATCCGCGTATCGAGCTGCTGCCGGGAATGACCGCCACGCTGCGGATCGAAACCGACCGGCGCGACGGGGCCGTGCAGGTCCCGAGTGCCGCCTTGCGCTGGCGCCCCCCGACGACCGGCGACGTTTCCGGCGCACAGGTTTCGCAGTCACAAGGAAGCAATCTGTCCGGCGAGCCGAATGCCACCCTCGTCGAACGCAATCGGGCCACGCAGCCTGGGCGTGTCTTCGTGGTCGGGCCGGACGGCAAGCCGCAAGGGGTCACGGTCCGCATCGGCGCAACCGAAGGGGCCGCAACCGAGATCGTATCGGGCCTCGAGCCCGGCCGCGAGGTGATCATCGGCGGCGGACCGCGCGCCGCCGAGGCGACGACCACGCCACCCGGCAGCTTGTAGAGAGGACACCATGTCGCTCATCGAGACCGAGCAGCTCACCCGCGTCTATCGGCTCGGCGACGAAGCCGTGCATGCGCTCTGCGAGGTGACGCTTTCGGTCGCGGCCGGCGAATTCACCGCCATCATGGGTCCGTCGGGCTCGGGAAAGTCAACGTTCATGAACGTGATCGGCTGCCTCGACCGGCCGACCTCCGGCCGCTACCGCCTCGGCGGCGAGGAAGTGTCGGCGATGAGTCGCGATGCGCTCGCCGCCGTGCGCAACCGCAAGATCGGCTTCGTGTTTCAGCAGTTCAACCTGCTCGAGCGTCTTGATGCGCTTGGAAACGTGGAACTGGCGACGATTTACGCTGGGGAGGAGCGCAGGCGACGACGCGACAAAGCCGCGGCCGCACTCACCCGCGTTGGCCTCGCCGAGCGCCTGTATCATCAGCCGACACAGCTCTCGGGGGGCCAGCAACAGCGCGTCGCCATCGCCCGCGCACTCGTCAACACACCAAGGCTATTGCTCGCCGATGAGCCGACCGGTGCGCTCGACAGCCGCACCTCGCTCGAGCTGATGGCGCTGTTCCAGGAGCTAAACAATGAAGGGACGACCGTTGTCGTCGTCACCCACGAACCCGAGGTGGCGCGTTTTGCGTCGCGCCTCGTGCGTTTCCGCGACGGTCGCGTGCTGAGTGACAGACGACAGCGCCCGGACGACGCTGCCGCCGAGCTGGTCGCAAGCCCGGTCGAGA encodes:
- a CDS encoding ABC transporter ATP-binding protein, with translation MSLIETEQLTRVYRLGDEAVHALCEVTLSVAAGEFTAIMGPSGSGKSTFMNVIGCLDRPTSGRYRLGGEEVSAMSRDALAAVRNRKIGFVFQQFNLLERLDALGNVELATIYAGEERRRRRDKAAAALTRVGLAERLYHQPTQLSGGQQQRVAIARALVNTPRLLLADEPTGALDSRTSLELMALFQELNNEGTTVVVVTHEPEVARFASRLVRFRDGRVLSDRRQRPDDAAAELVASPVEIMPGFAETAA
- a CDS encoding efflux RND transporter periplasmic adaptor subunit → MRRLLITLLAIAAATAGTFHFFPHWSGAPAQPSYRLATANEGEIVATVSASGTINPTTTVIVGSQLSGQVVELLADYNSNVKAGQVVARLNSDQILAKLDAARADLEQARAKNLVQKAQIERVRADTEKARAAEAEIEAQIARNGALLADAERTYQRQSELRARGVTAEATHDAARTTRDAQRASLDSVKAQLKSAKAQLLGLEADQRVAEAQLAAAAAQVAAREATVRQIEVDLRNTEIRSPVSGVVVQRQVELGQTVAAALQSPTLFLVANDLRQMEISANIDEADVGRIKPGQRATFTVGAFPGRTFEATVKQVRLGSQTIQNVVIYTAIVSIENPRIELLPGMTATLRIETDRRDGAVQVPSAALRWRPPTTGDVSGAQVSQSQGSNLSGEPNATLVERNRATQPGRVFVVGPDGKPQGVTVRIGATEGAATEIVSGLEPGREVIIGGGPRAAEATTTPPGSL